The following DNA comes from Desulfovibrio sp..
CTGAATGTTCTGCCCGGTCTGCCCGGACTGCCCGGTCTATCTGGTCTGGGCGCAGCCCGCCCTGCCCTTGCCATGCGCAGCCCTGACGCGCCCGCCACAGTGCTGGCCGTCAAAAACTGCATGCCCGGCAACAGCCCGCTGGCCGCTCTGCACTCGTCCTACTCCCACTACCTTA
Coding sequences within:
- a CDS encoding DUF1847 domain-containing protein; this encodes MMDNVSKATLGLEARRLRKPAMTGTLCNAALQAKIMNGGGVGLNVLPGLPGLPGLSGLGAARPALAMRSPDAPATVLAVKNCMPGNSPLAALHSSYSHYLKTPV